One stretch of Pseudomonas fragi DNA includes these proteins:
- the rpoC gene encoding DNA-directed RNA polymerase subunit beta', with protein MKDLLNLLKNQGQVEEFDAIRIGLASPEMIRSWSFGEVKKPETINYRTFKPERDGLFCAKIFGPVKDYECLCGKYKRLKHRGVICEKCGVEVALAKVRRERMAHIELASPVAHIWFLKSLPSRIGLLMDMTLRDIERVLYFESYVVIDPGMTTLEKGQLLNDEQYFEALEEFGDDFDARMGAEAVRELLHAIDLEHEIGRLREEIPQTNSETKIKKLSKRLKLMEAFLGSGNLPEWMVLTVLPVLPPDLRPLVPLDGGRFATSDLNDLYRRVINRNNRLKRLLDLSAPDIIVRNEKRMLQEAVDALLDNGRRGRAITGSNKRPLKSLADMIKGKQGRFRQNLLGKRVDYSGRSVITVGPTLRLHQCGLPKKMALELFKPFIFGKLEMRGLATTIKAAKKMVERELPEVWDVLAEVIREHPVLLNRAPTLHRLGIQAFEPVLIEGKAIQLHPLVCAAYNADFDGDQMAVHVPLTLEAQLEARALMMSTNNILSPANGEPIIVPSQDVVLGLYYMTREAINAKGEGRVFADLQEVDRVFRAGEAALHAKVKVRINETVNDRDGGSVTNTRIVDTTVGRALLFQVVPKGLSYDVVNLPMKKKAISKLINQCYRVVGLKETVIFADQLMYTGFAYSTISGVSIGVNDFVIPDEKARIIAAATDEVKEIESQYASGLVTQGEKYNKVIDLWSKANDEVSKAMMSNLSKEKVIDRHGVEVEQESFNSMYMMADSGARGSAAQIRQLAGMRGLMAKPDGSIIETPITANFREGLSVLQYFISTHGARKGLADTALKTANSGYLTRRLVDVAQDLVVTEVDCGTEHGLLMTPHIEGGDVVEPLGERVLGRVIARDVFKPGTEEVIVPAGTLVDEKWVEFIELNSIDEVIVRSPISCETRFGICAKCYGRDLARGHQVNIGEAVGVIAAQSIGEPGTQLTMRTFHIGGAASRTSAADSVQVKNGGTVRLHNLKHVERVDGCLVAVSRSGELAIADDFGRERERYKLPYGAVISVKEGDKVDAGSIVAKWDPHTHPIVTEMKGTVTYVGMEEGITIKRQTDELTGMTNIEVLDAKDRPAAGKDIRPAVKMVGVDGKDLLLPGTDVPAQYFLPANALVGVADGAEIAIGDVIARIPQETSKTRDITGGLPRVADLFEARRPKEASILAEVSGTIAFGKETKGKRRLVITPNDGTDPYEELIPKWRHLNVFEGEQVNRGEVISDGPSDPHDILRLLGVSALAKYIVNEIQDVYRLQGVKINDKHIETILRQMLRKVEIAESGDSTFIKGDQMELTQVLTENERLGNEDKFVSKFTRVLLGITKASLSTESFISAASFQETTRVLTEAAVTGKRDYLRGLKENVVVGRLIPAGTGLAYHSERKRRREADKPLRVSASEVEAALTEALNSSGN; from the coding sequence TTGAAAGACCTACTGAATTTGCTGAAAAACCAGGGTCAAGTCGAAGAGTTCGACGCCATCCGTATTGGATTGGCATCGCCTGAGATGATCCGTTCGTGGTCGTTCGGTGAAGTTAAAAAACCGGAAACCATCAACTACCGTACGTTCAAGCCTGAGCGTGACGGCCTGTTCTGCGCCAAAATCTTTGGCCCGGTAAAGGATTACGAGTGCCTGTGCGGTAAGTACAAGCGCTTGAAGCACCGCGGTGTGATCTGTGAGAAGTGTGGCGTTGAAGTCGCACTGGCCAAGGTCCGTCGCGAGCGTATGGCTCACATTGAACTGGCATCGCCGGTTGCTCACATCTGGTTCCTGAAATCGCTGCCGTCCCGTATCGGCTTGCTGATGGACATGACCCTGCGTGATATCGAACGCGTTCTCTACTTCGAGAGCTATGTCGTTATCGATCCGGGCATGACCACTCTGGAAAAAGGTCAGCTGCTGAACGATGAGCAGTACTTCGAAGCGCTGGAAGAGTTCGGCGACGACTTTGATGCCCGCATGGGTGCTGAAGCTGTCCGTGAACTGCTGCACGCTATCGACCTGGAACACGAGATTGGTCGTCTGCGCGAAGAAATTCCGCAAACCAACTCCGAAACCAAGATCAAAAAACTGTCCAAGCGCCTGAAGTTGATGGAAGCCTTCCTGGGCTCCGGCAACCTTCCTGAGTGGATGGTACTGACCGTTCTGCCGGTTCTGCCGCCAGATCTGCGTCCTCTGGTACCGTTGGATGGCGGTCGTTTCGCGACTTCCGACCTCAACGACCTGTACCGTCGAGTGATCAACCGTAACAACCGCTTGAAGCGCCTGCTTGATCTGTCCGCTCCGGACATCATCGTGCGCAACGAAAAGCGTATGTTGCAAGAAGCGGTCGACGCCTTGCTCGACAACGGCCGTCGTGGTCGCGCTATCACCGGTTCCAACAAGCGTCCTCTGAAATCCCTGGCTGACATGATCAAGGGTAAGCAGGGTCGTTTCCGTCAGAACTTGCTCGGTAAGCGTGTTGACTACTCGGGTCGTTCGGTAATTACCGTAGGTCCGACCCTGCGTCTGCACCAGTGCGGTCTGCCGAAGAAAATGGCTCTCGAGCTGTTCAAGCCGTTCATTTTCGGCAAGCTGGAAATGCGTGGTCTCGCTACCACCATCAAAGCTGCCAAGAAGATGGTTGAGCGCGAGCTGCCGGAAGTGTGGGACGTTCTCGCTGAAGTTATCCGCGAACACCCAGTGCTTCTCAACCGTGCACCGACCCTTCACCGTCTGGGTATCCAGGCGTTTGAACCGGTACTGATCGAAGGTAAGGCTATCCAGCTGCACCCTCTGGTCTGTGCTGCGTACAACGCCGACTTCGACGGCGACCAAATGGCCGTGCACGTACCGCTGACGCTGGAAGCCCAGCTGGAAGCGCGTGCGTTGATGATGTCGACCAACAACATTCTGTCGCCAGCCAACGGTGAGCCAATCATCGTTCCGTCGCAGGACGTTGTATTGGGTCTGTACTACATGACGCGTGAAGCGATCAACGCCAAGGGCGAAGGTCGTGTATTCGCTGACTTGCAGGAAGTAGACCGCGTATTCCGTGCCGGCGAAGCCGCTCTGCACGCCAAGGTCAAGGTTCGTATCAACGAAACCGTTAACGACCGTGACGGCGGCAGCGTGACCAACACCCGTATCGTCGACACCACTGTCGGCCGTGCGCTGTTGTTCCAGGTTGTGCCAAAAGGCCTGTCGTACGACGTCGTCAACCTGCCAATGAAGAAAAAGGCGATCTCCAAGCTGATCAACCAGTGCTACCGCGTGGTTGGTTTGAAAGAGACCGTTATCTTCGCTGACCAGTTGATGTACACCGGTTTTGCTTACTCGACTATTTCCGGCGTTTCCATCGGTGTTAACGACTTCGTTATCCCGGATGAAAAAGCTCGCATCATCGCGGCTGCAACCGATGAAGTGAAAGAAATCGAAAGCCAGTACGCCTCCGGCCTGGTAACCCAGGGCGAGAAGTACAACAAAGTAATCGACCTTTGGTCGAAAGCTAACGATGAAGTGTCCAAGGCGATGATGTCCAACCTCTCGAAAGAGAAGGTTATCGACCGTCACGGCGTTGAGGTTGAGCAAGAGTCGTTCAACTCGATGTACATGATGGCCGACTCCGGCGCACGGGGTTCTGCTGCGCAGATCCGTCAGCTGGCCGGTATGCGTGGTCTAATGGCCAAGCCGGACGGTTCCATCATCGAAACGCCGATTACTGCGAACTTCCGTGAAGGTCTGAGCGTACTTCAGTACTTCATCTCGACTCACGGTGCTCGTAAGGGTCTGGCGGATACCGCCTTGAAGACAGCTAACTCCGGTTATCTGACTCGTCGTCTGGTAGACGTTGCGCAAGACCTGGTTGTGACTGAAGTCGACTGCGGCACCGAACACGGTCTGCTGATGACTCCGCACATCGAAGGCGGCGACGTTGTTGAGCCGTTGGGTGAGCGCGTACTGGGTCGAGTGATCGCCCGTGACGTATTCAAGCCGGGCACCGAGGAAGTTATCGTTCCTGCCGGCACTCTGGTTGACGAGAAGTGGGTTGAATTCATCGAGCTGAACAGCATCGACGAAGTGATCGTGCGCTCGCCAATCAGCTGCGAAACCCGTTTCGGTATCTGCGCCAAGTGCTACGGCCGTGATCTGGCTCGTGGTCACCAGGTGAACATCGGTGAAGCTGTCGGCGTTATCGCTGCCCAGTCGATCGGTGAGCCGGGTACACAGCTGACCATGCGTACGTTCCACATCGGTGGTGCGGCAAGCCGGACCTCCGCTGCTGACAGCGTTCAGGTGAAGAATGGCGGTACTGTCCGTCTGCACAACCTGAAGCACGTTGAGCGAGTGGATGGCTGCCTGGTAGCAGTATCGCGTTCCGGTGAGCTGGCCATCGCTGATGACTTCGGTCGTGAGCGTGAGCGTTACAAGCTGCCGTACGGCGCCGTGATTTCGGTTAAAGAAGGTGACAAGGTTGACGCTGGCTCGATCGTAGCCAAGTGGGATCCGCACACTCACCCAATCGTTACCGAAATGAAAGGTACCGTGACCTACGTGGGCATGGAAGAGGGCATCACGATCAAGCGTCAGACTGACGAATTGACCGGTATGACCAACATTGAAGTACTTGACGCCAAAGACCGTCCAGCTGCCGGCAAGGACATCCGTCCAGCCGTCAAGATGGTAGGTGTGGACGGCAAGGATCTGCTGTTGCCGGGTACCGACGTACCTGCTCAGTACTTCCTGCCAGCAAACGCCCTGGTCGGTGTAGCGGATGGTGCGGAAATCGCGATCGGTGACGTTATCGCTCGTATTCCGCAAGAAACTTCGAAAACTCGAGACATCACCGGTGGTCTGCCACGGGTTGCTGACTTGTTCGAAGCGCGTCGTCCGAAAGAAGCCTCGATTCTGGCTGAAGTCAGCGGCACCATCGCGTTCGGTAAAGAAACCAAAGGCAAGCGCCGTCTGGTTATTACCCCGAACGACGGTACTGATCCGTACGAAGAGCTGATTCCAAAGTGGCGTCACCTGAACGTCTTCGAAGGCGAGCAAGTGAACCGCGGCGAAGTTATCTCCGACGGTCCTAGCGATCCACACGACATCCTGCGTCTGCTGGGTGTGAGTGCGCTGGCCAAGTACATCGTTAACGAGATCCAGGACGTTTACCGTCTGCAAGGCGTAAAAATCAACGACAAGCACATCGAGACCATCTTGCGTCAGATGTTGCGTAAAGTTGAAATTGCCGAGTCTGGCGATTCCACCTTCATCAAGGGCGACCAGATGGAGTTGACGCAGGTACTGACCGAGAACGAGCGTCTGGGCAACGAAGACAAGTTCGTGTCCAAGTTCACTCGCGTCCTGCTGGGTATCACCAAGGCGTCGTTGTCGACTGAATCGTTCATCTCCGCGGCCTCTTTCCAAGAGACCACCCGCGTACTGACCGAAGCAGCGGTAACCGGCAAGCGCGATTACCTGCGCGGCCTGAAAGAAAACGTTGTCGTGGGTCGTCTGATCCCGGCAGGTACCGGTTTGGCATACCACAGCGAGCGCAAGCGCCGCCGTGAGGCTGACAAGCCGTTGCGCGTAAGCGCCAGTGAAGTAGAAGCTGCACTGACCGAAGCGCTGAACTCGAGCGGTAACTGA
- the rpsL gene encoding 30S ribosomal protein S12 has translation MATINQLVRQPRKRIVEKSDVPALQNCPQRRGVCTRVYTTTPKKPNSALRKVCRVRLTNGFEVSSYIGGEGHNLQEHSVVLIRGGRVKDLPGVRYHTVRGSLDTSGVKGRNQGRSKYGTKKPK, from the coding sequence ATGGCAACTATCAACCAGCTGGTACGTCAGCCGCGTAAGCGTATCGTCGAGAAATCCGACGTACCTGCGCTGCAAAACTGCCCGCAACGTCGTGGCGTATGCACCCGTGTGTATACAACTACGCCGAAAAAACCTAACTCGGCACTGCGTAAAGTATGCCGTGTGCGCCTGACCAACGGTTTCGAGGTTTCCTCGTACATCGGTGGTGAAGGTCACAACCTGCAAGAACACAGCGTGGTACTGATTCGTGGCGGTCGTGTAAAAGACTTGCCAGGTGTTCGTTATCACACCGTTCGCGGCTCTTTGGATACTTCCGGCGTTAAAGGTCGTAACCAAGGTCGTTCGAAGTACGGTACCAAGAAGCCGAAGTAG
- the rpsG gene encoding 30S ribosomal protein S7 — MPRRRVAAKREVLDDPKYGSQILAKFMNHVMESGKKAVAERIVYGALEKVKERKNSDPLELFEKALDAIAPLVEVKSRRVGGATYQVPVEVRPSRRNALAMRWLVDFARKRGEKSMALRLAGELLDAAEGKGAAVKKREDVHRMAEANKAFSHYRF; from the coding sequence ATGCCAAGAAGACGCGTAGCAGCCAAGCGCGAAGTGCTTGACGATCCAAAATACGGAAGCCAAATTCTGGCCAAGTTCATGAACCACGTGATGGAAAGCGGCAAGAAAGCCGTTGCCGAGCGTATCGTTTATGGCGCGCTGGAAAAGGTTAAAGAACGCAAGAACAGCGATCCCCTGGAACTCTTCGAGAAAGCTCTCGACGCCATCGCTCCGCTGGTCGAAGTGAAGTCGCGCCGTGTAGGCGGTGCTACTTACCAGGTTCCGGTCGAAGTTCGTCCGTCCCGTCGTAACGCCCTGGCAATGCGCTGGTTGGTAGACTTCGCCCGCAAGCGCGGCGAGAAGTCTATGGCTCTGCGTTTGGCTGGCGAACTGTTGGACGCTGCCGAAGGTAAAGGTGCTGCTGTTAAGAAGCGTGAAGACGTGCACCGTATGGCCGAAGCTAACAAAGCTTTCTCGCACTACCGCTTCTAA
- the fusA gene encoding elongation factor G, with amino-acid sequence MARTTPISRYRNIGIVAHVDAGKTTTTERVLFYTGKSHKMGEVHDGAATTDWMVQEQERGITITSAAITAFWKGSAKQYKDEHRFNVIDTPGHVDFTIEVERSLRVLDGAVVVFCGTSGVEPQSETVWRQANKYGVPRLVYVNKMDRAGANFLRVIEQIKKRLGHTPVPIQLAIGSEDNFQGQIDLINMEAVYWNDADKGMVPVRKEIPAELKDLADEWRDNMVQAAAEANEELMNKYLEGEEFTIAEIKAALRQRTIAGEIVLAVCGSSFKNKGVPLVLDAVIDFLPAPTDIPAIKGTDPDDESIELERHADDNEPFSALAFKIATDPFVGTLTFVRVYSGVLNSGDGVINSVKGKKERVGRMVQMHANAREEIKEVRAGDIAALIGMKDVTTGETLCNADKPIILVRMDFPEPVISVAVEPKTKDDQEKMGVALGKLAQEDPSFRVKTDEETGQTIISGMGELHLDILVDRMRREFNVEANIGKPQVSYRERITKNCEIEGKFVRQSGGRGQFGHCWIRFAPADEGQEGLQFVNEVVGGVVPKEYIPAIQKGIEEQMKNGVVAGYPLIGLKATVFDGSYHDVDSNEMAFKVAASMATKQLATKGGGELLEPIMAVEVVTPEDYMGDVMGDLNRRRGMIQGMEDTVSGKVIRAEVPLGEMFGYATDVRSMSQGRASYSMEFKKYDTAPAHIVETVTKKQG; translated from the coding sequence ATGGCTCGTACTACTCCGATTAGTCGCTACCGTAACATCGGTATCGTCGCTCACGTGGATGCTGGTAAAACCACCACCACCGAGCGCGTACTGTTTTACACTGGCAAAAGTCACAAAATGGGCGAGGTGCATGATGGCGCCGCGACCACAGACTGGATGGTTCAGGAGCAGGAGCGTGGTATTACCATTACTTCTGCTGCCATTACCGCCTTCTGGAAAGGTTCTGCCAAGCAGTACAAAGACGAGCACCGCTTCAACGTAATCGATACCCCGGGCCACGTTGACTTCACCATTGAAGTTGAACGTTCCCTGCGTGTACTCGACGGCGCGGTCGTTGTGTTCTGCGGTACCTCGGGCGTTGAGCCTCAGTCGGAAACCGTATGGCGTCAAGCCAACAAATACGGCGTTCCACGTCTTGTTTACGTAAACAAGATGGACCGTGCTGGCGCCAACTTCCTGCGCGTTATCGAGCAGATCAAGAAGCGTCTGGGCCACACTCCAGTTCCAATCCAGTTGGCTATCGGTTCCGAAGACAACTTCCAGGGTCAGATCGATCTGATCAACATGGAAGCTGTGTACTGGAACGATGCTGACAAAGGTATGGTTCCTGTTCGCAAAGAGATTCCAGCTGAGCTGAAAGATCTTGCTGACGAGTGGCGCGACAACATGGTTCAGGCTGCTGCCGAAGCCAACGAAGAGCTGATGAACAAGTACCTCGAAGGTGAAGAATTCACCATCGCGGAAATCAAGGCGGCTCTGCGTCAGCGTACTATCGCTGGTGAGATCGTCCTGGCTGTTTGCGGTTCTTCCTTCAAGAACAAGGGTGTTCCCCTGGTTCTCGACGCCGTTATCGACTTCCTGCCTGCACCTACCGATATTCCTGCCATCAAGGGTACTGACCCGGATGACGAGAGCATCGAGCTGGAGCGTCATGCAGACGACAACGAGCCGTTCTCGGCTCTGGCGTTCAAGATCGCTACCGACCCATTCGTGGGTACCTTGACCTTCGTTCGAGTTTACTCGGGCGTGTTGAACTCCGGCGACGGCGTGATCAACTCGGTTAAAGGCAAGAAAGAGCGCGTGGGTCGTATGGTGCAAATGCACGCAAACGCCCGTGAAGAGATCAAGGAAGTACGCGCTGGTGACATCGCGGCCTTGATCGGCATGAAGGACGTCACCACTGGTGAGACTCTGTGCAACGCTGACAAGCCAATCATCCTGGTTCGCATGGACTTCCCGGAGCCGGTTATTTCGGTTGCCGTAGAGCCTAAGACCAAGGATGACCAGGAAAAAATGGGTGTTGCACTGGGCAAGCTTGCTCAGGAAGATCCATCTTTCCGCGTTAAAACTGATGAAGAGACTGGTCAAACGATCATCTCTGGCATGGGCGAGCTGCACCTGGACATCCTGGTTGACCGGATGCGCCGTGAGTTCAACGTCGAAGCCAACATCGGTAAGCCTCAGGTTTCGTATCGTGAGCGCATCACGAAGAACTGTGAGATCGAAGGCAAGTTCGTTCGTCAGTCCGGCGGTCGTGGTCAGTTCGGCCACTGCTGGATTCGTTTTGCACCTGCTGACGAAGGTCAGGAAGGTCTGCAGTTCGTGAACGAAGTGGTAGGTGGTGTGGTTCCTAAGGAATACATCCCGGCTATCCAGAAGGGTATCGAAGAGCAGATGAAGAACGGTGTTGTTGCCGGCTATCCGCTGATCGGCCTGAAGGCTACCGTGTTTGATGGTTCTTACCACGACGTCGACTCCAACGAGATGGCGTTTAAGGTGGCTGCTTCCATGGCGACCAAGCAACTGGCTACCAAAGGTGGCGGTGAGCTGCTTGAGCCGATCATGGCGGTAGAGGTTGTTACACCTGAAGACTATATGGGTGACGTGATGGGCGACTTGAACCGTCGTCGCGGCATGATCCAGGGTATGGAAGATACGGTCTCCGGCAAAGTAATTCGTGCTGAAGTACCGTTGGGTGAAATGTTCGGTTATGCGACCGACGTTCGTTCCATGTCCCAGGGTCGCGCAAGCTACTCTATGGAATTCAAAAAATACGATACAGCTCCGGCGCACATCGTCGAAACTGTTACTAAAAAACAAGGCTGA
- the tuf gene encoding elongation factor Tu → MAKEKFDRSLPHVNVGTIGHVDHGKTTLTAALTRVCSEVFGSAIVDFDKIDSAPEEKARGITINTAHVEYNSHIRHYAHVDCPGHADYVKNMITGAAQMDGAILVCSAADGPMPQTREHILLSRQVGVPYIVVFLNKADLVDDAELLELVEMEVRDLLSTYDFPGDDTPIIIGSARMALEGKDDNEMGTTAVRKLVETLDTYIPDPVRVIDKPFLMPIEDVFSISGRGTVVTGRIERGIVRVQDPLEIVGLRDTTVTTCTGVEMFRKLLDEGRAGENCGVLLRGTKRDDVERGQVLVKPGSVKPHTTFEAEVYVLSKEEGGRHTPFFKGYRPQFYFRTTDVTGNCELPEGVEMVMPGDNIKMVVTLIKTIAMEDGLRFAIREGGRTVGAGVVAKIIA, encoded by the coding sequence GTGGCTAAAGAAAAATTTGATCGTTCCCTACCGCACGTCAACGTTGGCACTATCGGTCACGTTGACCATGGTAAAACCACGCTGACTGCAGCTCTGACCCGTGTTTGCTCCGAAGTTTTCGGTTCGGCAATCGTTGACTTCGATAAAATCGACAGCGCGCCAGAAGAAAAAGCTCGTGGTATCACGATCAACACTGCGCACGTTGAATACAACTCGCACATTCGTCACTACGCTCACGTTGACTGCCCAGGTCACGCTGACTACGTGAAGAACATGATCACTGGTGCTGCCCAGATGGACGGCGCGATCCTGGTTTGTTCGGCCGCTGATGGTCCGATGCCGCAAACCCGTGAGCACATCCTGCTGTCCCGTCAGGTTGGCGTTCCGTACATCGTGGTTTTCCTGAACAAGGCTGACCTGGTAGACGACGCTGAGTTGCTGGAACTGGTTGAGATGGAAGTTCGTGACCTGCTGTCGACTTACGACTTCCCAGGCGACGACACTCCGATCATCATCGGTTCGGCTCGTATGGCGCTGGAAGGCAAAGACGACAACGAAATGGGCACCACTGCCGTTCGTAAACTGGTTGAAACTCTGGATACCTACATTCCAGATCCAGTTCGCGTAATCGACAAGCCATTCCTGATGCCAATCGAAGACGTATTCTCGATTTCGGGTCGTGGTACTGTTGTTACCGGTCGTATCGAGCGCGGTATCGTTCGCGTTCAAGATCCGCTGGAAATCGTTGGTCTGCGTGACACTACTGTTACCACCTGCACCGGCGTTGAAATGTTCCGTAAGCTGCTCGACGAAGGTCGTGCGGGCGAGAACTGCGGCGTGCTGCTGCGCGGCACCAAGCGTGACGACGTAGAGCGTGGCCAGGTTCTGGTTAAGCCAGGCTCGGTTAAGCCACACACTACCTTCGAAGCTGAAGTGTACGTGTTGAGCAAAGAAGAAGGCGGTCGTCACACTCCGTTCTTCAAAGGCTACCGTCCTCAGTTCTACTTCCGTACTACTGACGTAACTGGTAACTGCGAACTGCCGGAAGGCGTTGAGATGGTAATGCCGGGCGACAACATCAAAATGGTTGTTACCCTGATCAAAACCATCGCAATGGAAGACGGTCTGCGTTTCGCAATCCGTGAAGGCGGTCGTACCGTTGGCGCTGGCGTTGTAGCCAAAATCATCGCGTAA
- the rpsJ gene encoding 30S ribosomal protein S10 encodes MQNQQIRIRLKAFDHRLIDQSTQEIVETAKRTGAQVRGPIPLPTRKERFTVLVSPHVNKDARDQYEIRTHKRVLDIVQPTDKTVDALMKLDLAAGVEVQISLG; translated from the coding sequence ATGCAAAATCAGCAAATCCGTATCAGGTTGAAGGCTTTTGACCATCGCCTGATCGACCAATCAACCCAGGAAATCGTGGAAACCGCGAAACGTACTGGTGCTCAAGTGCGTGGTCCAATTCCACTGCCTACCCGTAAAGAGCGGTTCACCGTTCTGGTCTCCCCGCACGTCAACAAAGACGCGCGTGACCAGTACGAGATCCGTACTCATAAGCGCGTACTGGACATCGTCCAGCCAACGGATAAAACCGTTGATGCACTTATGAAGCTTGATCTTGCGGCCGGTGTGGAAGTGCAGATCAGCCTCGGCTAA
- the rplC gene encoding 50S ribosomal protein L3, whose product MTIGVVGRKCGMTRIFTEEGVSIPVTVIEIEPNRVTQFKTEETDGYRAVQVTVGERRASRVTAAQAGHFAKANVAAGRTVMEFRLEEGEYQAGDLINTEIFTAGQLVDVTGQSKGKGFQGTIKRWNFRGQDNTHGNSVSHRVPGSIGQCQTPGRVFKGKKMSGHMGAERVTVQSLEVVRVDAERNLLLVKGAVPGATGGNLVVRPAAKARG is encoded by the coding sequence ATGACTATTGGTGTAGTCGGTCGTAAATGCGGTATGACCCGTATTTTCACCGAAGAAGGTGTCTCCATTCCGGTCACGGTCATTGAGATCGAGCCGAATCGCGTCACCCAGTTCAAAACTGAAGAAACCGATGGCTATCGTGCAGTGCAAGTCACTGTCGGCGAGCGTCGCGCTTCGCGTGTAACAGCTGCTCAAGCGGGTCACTTCGCTAAAGCAAACGTTGCCGCCGGTCGTACCGTAATGGAATTCCGCCTTGAAGAAGGCGAGTACCAGGCTGGCGATCTGATCAACACTGAAATCTTCACCGCTGGCCAACTGGTTGATGTAACCGGTCAGTCCAAAGGTAAAGGCTTCCAGGGTACGATCAAGCGTTGGAATTTCCGTGGCCAAGACAACACTCACGGTAACTCCGTTTCCCACCGCGTCCCGGGCTCTATTGGCCAGTGCCAGACTCCTGGTCGTGTATTCAAGGGCAAAAAAATGTCCGGTCATATGGGCGCTGAGCGCGTGACCGTGCAGTCCCTGGAAGTAGTGCGCGTCGACGCTGAACGCAATCTGTTGTTGGTCAAGGGTGCTGTTCCTGGCGCTACTGGCGGCAACCTGGTTGTACGTCCAGCGGCCAAGGCTCGCGGTTAA
- the rplD gene encoding 50S ribosomal protein L4, whose amino-acid sequence MQLNVNDAQAIEVSELTFGGEFNETLVHQAVVAYMAGGRQGSKQQKTRSDVRGGGKRPWRQKGTGRARAGTIRSPIWRGGGTTFAARPQDHSQKLNKKMYRAAMRSILAELVRTDRLVVVQDFAVEAPKTKDLLNKLNGMGLTDVLIVSEGVDQNLYLAARNLPHVDVRDVQGSDPVSLIAYDKVLITVSAVKKFEELLG is encoded by the coding sequence ATGCAATTAAATGTAAATGACGCTCAAGCGATCGAAGTTTCCGAACTGACTTTCGGCGGCGAATTCAACGAGACGCTGGTTCACCAAGCAGTCGTGGCCTACATGGCCGGCGGCCGTCAAGGTAGCAAGCAGCAAAAGACCCGTTCCGACGTTCGTGGTGGCGGTAAGCGCCCTTGGCGTCAGAAAGGTACTGGCCGTGCTCGTGCCGGTACTATCCGTAGCCCAATCTGGCGTGGCGGCGGTACCACTTTCGCAGCTCGTCCACAGGATCACTCTCAGAAGCTGAACAAGAAGATGTATCGCGCAGCAATGCGTTCCATCCTTGCTGAGCTGGTGCGTACTGATCGTCTGGTCGTGGTTCAGGACTTCGCTGTTGAAGCACCGAAAACCAAAGATCTGCTCAACAAGCTGAATGGCATGGGTCTGACTGATGTCCTGATCGTGTCTGAAGGTGTTGATCAGAACCTGTACCTGGCTGCTCGTAACCTGCCACACGTTGATGTACGTGACGTGCAAGGTTCCGATCCAGTTAGTCTGATCGCATACGACAAGGTGTTGATCACCGTGTCGGCCGTGAAGAAATTCGAGGAGCTGCTGGGATGA
- the rplW gene encoding 50S ribosomal protein L23, whose product MNQERVFKVLLGPHVSEKATVLADKKGQFVFKVATDATKLEIKKAVESLFSVKVERVTTLNVLGKSKRTARGVGKRNDWKKAVISLQPGQDLDFSSSAE is encoded by the coding sequence ATGAACCAGGAACGCGTATTTAAAGTTCTGCTTGGCCCGCACGTTTCCGAGAAGGCTACGGTTCTGGCAGACAAGAAAGGCCAGTTCGTTTTCAAGGTTGCTACTGATGCAACCAAGCTGGAAATCAAGAAGGCCGTCGAAAGCCTGTTCAGCGTGAAAGTTGAGCGTGTTACTACCCTGAACGTTCTGGGTAAGAGCAAGCGCACCGCTCGCGGCGTGGGCAAGCGTAATGACTGGAAGAAGGCAGTAATCTCCCTTCAGCCAGGCCAAGATCTCGATTTCAGCAGCAGTGCTGAGTAA